The genomic region TCCTGAACGAGGTTATCCGGTACAATTACCTGTCGGCCCGGGAGAGGTACGACACGATAAACGAAGTGATGAATGCCGGTATGGGCGGAGATAAAACACGATCGGAACCGCAGGATCTTCCCGGACGGATCAGGGAGTTCCGCAAATCCCTCGGGGTATCCGACACGCTCGGGTCGATCGGCGTGAGAAGCGGGGATATCCCGATGCTTGCAGAAAATGCACTCCGCGATGTCTGCATGGCCACCAACCCCCGGCGCCCCATCCAGCAGGAGATCGAAGATATCTATGCATCGGCCCTCTGAAAAAACCGATGACTGGGACGAAGTGCGGGAACGCTTAATCGGGATGGGCGAGTCCTCCATTCATAAAAGTTATTATCCGCTCCTCCAGCAGCGCCTCTCGGAGCTGGAACGCTTCCGGGCCCTTCTCGATGAAACCAACGATATCATCCTTGTCATCCATACAGCGGACAAGCCTGCCGTTGACGCAAACCGGGCCTGCAGCACCATTCTGGGCTATGACAAAGAAACACTCCTCGCAAGCCCGGTGGAGAATATCATTCTCCAACAAGAGCGGGAAAGGTTCCGGCAGATCCTGGACAGGGCCGTTCTTTCCCGGAACCAGGAGAGGGCAGAGACCTCCCTTGTATCGGCCCAGGGACAGACGATTCCGGTCGAACTCTCGATCCGCGTTGTCACGTTCGATGATGTGGATTATGGAGTAATTGTTGCCCACGATATCCAGGATCGCAAACAATACGAACGTGCACTTCTCCAGGCCCACAAAAAACTCAACCTGATCAACCTGTTCACACGAAACGAGATCCAGAGCCAGGTCTTCATAGTCCGGGCATACCTGGAAGTGCTCCGGCAGATCGCAAAACATCCTGAAGAGGCAACGATAATCGAGAAACTCACTGCCACGCTCACCGAGATACAGCGCCACATAAAGTTTGCCGAGAATTACCGGGACATGGGGGCAGAGGAACCGGTGTGGCAGAACTTCAACGAGGTTCTCCTGCTCGCTCTTTCGCACCTCCCGCCGATTACCATCGTCCGGGCAACGAATATCAAAACGATCGGAATTTTAAGCGACACCCTGCTGGAAAAAGGGCTCACGCACCTCATGGAATATCTCTATCTCCATGGCAGCATCAATGCGGAGATAACGATAACCCATGTGGAATCTGCTGGCGGGCTGCTCTTTACGCTTGAAAGGGCCGGGACCGGGATTCCGGATAACCAGAAAGAGAAAGTCTTTTCCTGGGAGAACGCTATCGACAAGAGCCACAGCCTCTTCTTTATCCGGGAAGTCCTCGACATCACCACTATTTCGATCCAGGAAACCGGCGATCCGGGCCATCTCCGGTTCGGGATTCTTGTTCCTCCGGGCATGTACAGGATCCAGCCTTCCGGCTAGGTTCCGGATCGATCGCGGCAAGGGTTTCTGCCCGCCTGAAAAACCGGCAGGATCACCTTTAATGTTTGAGAAAACCAATAGGTATTGTGATTACCACAGGGTATTATTCCTGTATTTTTTTAGGGGTTGTTTTCATTGACTGATACGTACGATGCGTCTCATATCACCGTACTGGAAGGTCTCACTCCGGTCCGGGAACGTCCCGCCATGTATATCGGCAGCACCGATACCCGCGGACTGCACCACCTTGTCTACGAAGTAGTGGACAATTCCATTGACGAAGCGCTGGCCGGAGTCTGCTCCCGGATTGCCGTTGTCATCAACCGCGACGGTTCCTTATCCGTTGAAGACAACGGGCGTGGTATCCCGGTCGACCGGATGGAGAAGAACGGCAAGAGCGCTCTCGAAGTCGTGCTGACCGTCCTCCATGCCGGGGGAAAATTCGACAAGTCCACCTACCAGGTGTCGGGCGGTCTCCACGGGGTCGGGGTCTCGGTTGTCAATGCTCTTTCCAACTGGCTCTCGGTCCGGGTTTACCGCGACGGGAATATCTACGAGATGCGCTTTGCCCAGGGCAAAGTGACCTCGGCGCTCACGACCCGCGAGGAGTCGCTTGCAGAACTGATCGCACGGTACAAGCGGTGGTACGGCGAGTCGGCCCAGTTCACCCCCCCGGAGGGGCCGGCAGAAGCCCCCGCCCCGGGCCAGATGGCCCTCACCTCCGCGTACATCATCGATCCCGGCAGGAGCGACGAGGAGAACCGGCGCGTCTTCCTTGAGCAGTTCGGCAAGAAGATGACCGGCACCTTAACCCACTTTGTCCCGGATGCCACCATCTTCGAGACCACCACCTTCGACTACGATATCCTCTCCCACCGCCTGCGGGAACTGGCGTTCCTGAATGCCGGCCTCACGATCATCATCACCGATGAACGGACCGGGGATACCGCAACCTACTGTTATGCCGGCGGCCTCACCGAGTTCGTCAAGTACTTGAACGAGGGCGCCGAGTGCCTTCACCCGGTACCGATCGACATAACCAAGAAGGACCTGGAGAACAAGCTCGAACTCGAAGTGGCAATGCAGTACACCACTGCGTACGACGAGAAGATCTACAGTTATGTGAACTCGGTCAATACCCGGGAAGGCGGCACCCATCTCGAAGGGTTCCGGAGCGCTATCACCCGGACCATCAACACGGTTGCAAAGAAGAACGGGATCATCAAGGAGAATGCCACCATCACGCTGCGGGGCGAGGATGTCCGCGAAGGCCTCACCTCGGTCATCTCCGTCAAGATGGCCAATCCCCAGTTCGAGGGCCAGACCAAGATGCGGCTTGGGAACAGCAGCGTCAAAGGGGTTGTCGATTCGCTCGTGTACGCAGCGCTCAGCGAGTATTTCGACGAGAACCCGAACGTTCTCAAGACCATCATCGAAAAAGCGCTCTCGGCAGCAAAAGCCCGCGAGGCAGCCCGGAACGCCCGGGACCTTGCCCGGCGCAAGAGCACGCTCGAAAGCGGCGGCCTTCCGGGAAAACTCGCGGACTGTTCCGAGCGCGACCCGGCCAAGTCCGAGATCTATATCGTGGAAGGGGACTCTGCAGGGGGTTCGGCAAAAGGCGGACGGGACCGGAAGTTCCAGGCCATCCTTCCCCTCAGGGGAAAGATCCTCAACGTAGAGAAAGCCGGCGAGCACCAGATCTTAAAGAACGCCGAGATCCAGACGCTCCTCTCAGCGATCGGCACGGGTGTCGGGGAGAAGTTCGATGCCGAGCGGGCCCGTTACCACCACATCGTGATCATGACCGATGCCGATGTGGACGGCGCCCATATCCGGACGCTCCTTTTAACATTCTTCTACCGGTACATGCCCAAACTCATCGAGCTTGGGTACGTCTATATCGCCCAGCCCCCCCTCTTCCGCGTCTGGAAAGGAAAGGAAGAGAAGTACGTGTACAAGGAGGAGGAGATGCAGAGAGTTTCAGCAGAGATGGGCGAGAAAGGTGTCTCCGTCCAGCGGTACAAGGGTCTTGGTGAGATGAACGCCCAGCAGCTCTGGGACACGACAATGGACCCCGAGAACCGTATCTTCCGGCAGGTGAACATCGAGGATGCCTACGAGGCCAACGAGATCTTCAAGACCCTGATGGGAAAGGATGTAGAGATTCGGAAAAATTTCATCATACGCCATGCAAAGGAGGTGACGAACCTTGACATCTGAGAACGATCCCCCGGCAGGAAGCCCGGTAACCCACCGGGTCGAGCCTATCAGCATCGAGCAGGAGATGAAGACCTCGTTCATCAACTACGCGATGTCGGTCATCATCCAGCGTGCAATCCCCGATGTCCGCGACGGGCTCAAGCCCGTTCACCGCCGCTCGCTCTTTGCCATGTGGGAGATGGGGAACACCTCCGACAAGCCCACCAAGAAGAGCGCGAGGGTTGTCGGTGAAGTGATGGGTAAGTTCCATCCCCACGGGGACTCCTCCATCTACGATACGATCGTCAAGATGGCGCAACCCTTCTCGTACCGCCACATGCTGGTGGAAGGTCAGGGGAACTTCGGTTCCATCGACGGGGATTCTGCTGCGGCGAGCAGGTATACCGAAGTCCGGCTCGACAAGTATGCCGAAGCCCTTCTCGAAGATCTCGACAAGGACACCGTTTTGTTTCAGCCGAACTACGATGAGTCGCTCGAAGAGCCCACCGTGCTTCCGGCCAAGATCCCCAACCTGCTCGTGAACGGTACCGACGGTATCGCGGTCGGTATGGCCACAAAGATGCCGCCCCACAACCTGCGGGAAGTCTGTGCTGCAGTCGACGCCTATCTCACGAACCCGGAAATTCCGGTCGACGACCTGCTCCGCATCATGCCCGGCCCCGATTTCCCCACGGGCGGGATCCTCATGGGCGTGGAGGGTGTCAGAAATATTTACGCAACCGGCCAGGGACGGGTGATTGTCCGGGGCGTTGCCAATATCGAGGAGTCCGAAGGCGGCAACCGGGGCGACCGGATTATCGTTTCGGAACTCCCATACCAGGTCAACAAGGCCATGTGGATCACCGCGATCGCCGAGATGGTCAAGGACAAGAAGATCGAAGGCATCACCGACCTCCGCGATGAATCCGACAAGGACGGGATCCGGGTTGTCTTCGAACTGAAGAAGGGCACGATGGCCCCGGTCATCCTCAACAACCTGTACAAGAATACCGCCCTTGAGTCCAGTTTCTCGGCCTCCAATCTTGCCATTGTCGACGGCCAGCCCCGGATCCTCAACCTGCACAACCTCCTTGAGAACTTCGTCCACCACCGGATAGAAGTGATCCGGCGCAGGTCCGAGTTCGATCTCAAGAAGGCGGAGGACAAAGTCCATATCTTGAACGGGCTCCTCATCGCCCTCTCGAAGATCGATGCTATCATTGCTGCCATCCGCGCCTCGGATACGGTCGACAATGCAAGGAGCGCCCTGATTGCGGGATTCGGGCTCGACGAGCCCCAGGCAAATGCCATCCTCCAGATGCAGCTCCGCCGTCTCGCGGCTCTTGAGCAGCAGAAGATAACGGACGAGAAGGCGGGCCTTGAGGCAGAGATCTCCCGGCTCACCACGCTCCTCTCAAGCGAGGCCAACATCAAGGACGAGATCCGGCGCGAGACAAGCGAGATCTCCCATAAGTTCGGCAATCCCCGCAGGACGGAGATCGCTCTCGATACCAGCAACCTCTCGAACGAAGACCTGATCGAGGACAAGACCGTTCTCGTATCCATCACAACGGCCAACTACATCAAGAGGATGGATCTGGACACCTACCGCAAACAGAAGCGGGGCGGCCACGGCATCACCGGCATGACCACCAAGGAAGAGGACTTTGTCGATTCGGTCTTTTCGGCCGGCATCAAGGATTACCTCCTCTGTTTCACCAACCTCGGAAGAGTCTACTGGCTCAAGGTGTACCAGATCCCCGAGAGCTCCCGGGTTGCAAAAGGCAAACCGATCGTCAACCTCCTCAACCTCAAGGACGAGATAGTCACGACCGTGCTTCCGGTAAAAGAGTTCTCGAAGGACAAGTTCCTCCTCTTTGCCACCAAGCTCGGCCAGGCCATCAAGATCCCGCTGGATGCCTTCTCCTACCCGAGATCCACGGGGACCAATGCGATCAGGCTCCGGGAGAGCGACGCGCTCGTCGATGTCATCCTGACAAACGGGAACAATGAACTGATCCTGACAACCCGCTTCGGCCAGAGCCTCCGGTTCCATGAAGAGACCGTCAGGACCGTTGGCAGGAACGCACAGGGCGTGCGGGGTATGAAGCTCAAGGGTGATGACACGATAGTCTCGGTCACGCTCCTGGAAAAAGACCATCTCCTCACCATCTCGGATGTCGGGTATGGCAAGCGGAGCGAGTTCGACGAGTTCCGGGGCCACGGCAGGGGCACGATGGGCGTGCGCAACATGCAGCTCGAACGCAATGCCGTTGTCATCGAGTCCCGGGCAGTCTCCGATACCGACGAGATCATCGCGATGACCGCATCCGGTGTCGTTATCCGGACCCCGGTCAGCGAGTTCAGGATCATAGGCCGGGGCACCAAAGGGGTCCGGGTCATGCGCCTTGACGAGAAAGACAAGGTTGTCGGGGTCGCATTTTTCCCGGCAGAGGCAGAGAACGGTTCGGATGCGGAACCGGATACCGTGCCACCCCAGCCGGATACAACTGAATAATCATTCTTTTTTTTTAAATCAATCGCGAACAAAATAGTTCGTACCGGTTACCAGGGCAATCGGTCCATTTCACGTCTGCAATGAAAAAAGGATTATAACATAGGCCAAAGGCCCGTATTGGGGAGGAGGAATGTGTGCCGGGACGTGCATTTGCAGGATTAACACAGCCAGTATATCACCCCGCAGCGGGTGCAATAATGCCGGTGATTGTGCTCGTACCCCTGTTCGATAACAGGAAAATCCCCGCAGGCCGGGCAGACGGGGGTCCCGTCCGCCAAGTGGAAGCTTTGCCCTGAATTGCGGTACTCCCAGGATTCAGACACATGCCGCTCGGGAGATCTGCGCAGGAATTCCTGCCGCCCCGGTGCCCGATCCAGGGACCGATGCCTGAACAGGGCTGCAAGTTCAGACAGAACAGGAACTCCGTGATTGCCGGGTATATGGTTCATGGTAATCATCCTCGCATGCCGGTATCCCAAAACCGGATTTTCAATGGATTCCCATTGTATACGCAATCGTTTGCACAAGTATAGTATAAACACACGCATTCGCGGTGCAAATATGCGAGGCGAAATATTCCTGCGAATTTGAGACGCCCGGCCAGATTTCCCTGCGCCGGAGACGGGATTCATAATTTCATGACGGGCCTGCGCAGGTTCCGGGAGATATCCCCGTATTCCAATACCCATTCCTGTTTTTTCACGCGATAACAGCAGAAGCAATAGTACCCACTCAGGGATTTCGGGAACCTGCGCGTAATTGCCGTGCAAATGTGCTAATCGGATTGGCCGGCAATGTGACACCCCCCCAGTATCCGGCAATCTCCGGCGCAATCGTCAGAATTTTTCAGGTTTGCCCGCCATCCCCCGGGCCGGAGATTGTACCGGGCTGGCAACGGGCAGGGAGGGGCCGGGATCCATCTGCAGCAGATACCCGCCTTCAGCATTTTCATGCAAACGAAATACCGTCAAAACCGGATCCGGAGAAATGGTTTTGGTGCCGGACAAAGAACCGGGTTGTACGGTGAATGCATGTTCCGCACGATACTGAAAGTGAGATCAGAAAAGGAAGGGGATATCATCGATATCACCGGGGAGATCCAAAAAGCTGCCAAAGAAAGCCGGATAACCACCGGCCTTGTCCACCTCTTTGTTCTCCACTCCACGGCCGCCCTCACGACCATCGAATACGAGACAGGCGTCCTCTCCGATCTCCGGCGCTCGCTCTCCCGGGCAGCGCCCGACGATCTGCCCTATGCCCACGATACCCGGTGGGGAGATGGCAACGGCCGTTCGCATGTGAAAGCCGCTCTCGTTGGCCCATCCCTGACCATTCCCATCGGGAATGGGGAGCTGATGTGCGGGACCTGGCAGCAGATCGTCCTGCTCGAACTCGATGTGAATGCCGGGCGGGAGCGGACGATCGTCTGCACCATTGACGGGGAGCAGGAAGAGACGGATATACGGTGACCGGAGAAAAATCCGCACATGCTCTGAAACAAGAGCGATCCGGTACCGATCTCCTTTATGACGAAGAGCAGCATGGTACCAGTATGAGTGATGAGATCCGGGCCCACATCACCGGCCTGTGCCGCGACCTCGGCATCCCGCTCGTTGGTTTTGCCCCGGCCGGCCGGTGGGATACCCCCCCGTTCGAGCCCTGGGTCCCGGAGGAATTCCGGCCCTGCTCGATCTTTCCTGAGACAAAGACCGTCATCGTCATCGGCCTGCCGGTCAGCCTGCCGATCGTGGAGACCGCGCCTTCCATCCATTACCATGAACTGTACCGGACCGTGAACTCCCTCCTGGACATGCACGGGTACCGCATTGCCGAATCGCTCACCCGCACAGGGTTTCCCTCCATCTGGATTCCCCGGGATGGCTATGGCAATGTCAGCATCCTTAAGGAAAAACCGGTGGCCTTCTTCTCCCACCGGCATGCAGCATATCTTGCCGGCCTTGGAACATTCGGGATCAACAACATGCTCCTGACCCCGGAGTTCGGGCCCCGGGTCCGGTTCGCATCCATCTTCACATCGGCAGAGATACCGGCGGGAGAGATAAAGGAGAAGGACCTGTGCACCCGGTGCATGCAATGCGTGAATTCCTGCCCGGTCAAAGCGCTGGACGGCGGGGATTACCCGGAGAGCCTGACCGAGAAGAAGACCTGCGCCGCACGATCGGAAGCTCTTGCAAACCGGTATATCTCCCCGTGCGGCCTCTGTATCAAAGTCTGCCCGGTGGGAGAAGACAGGAAGGTCTTCATCCGGGAGGATCCGGGGATCTACCGCGAGGATGACGACCGGTTCGCAGCCTATCACCGGGCCTGGAAACACGTGCGGTCGTACGGCGGGCGGTGATCTGGATATGCCGGATACGCACGGGGCATCGATCCACCTGGACGTACCTTTCTTCCGGCAGCATTATGGCTACACGTGCGGTCCGGCTTCTTTGATGATGGCAATGAAGTACTGGTGCCGGGATATCCGCCTTGGAAAATACCTGGAGATCGATCTCTGGCGGGAAGGAACCCTCGCAGCCGTCCCGGGAACGAGCAGGTTTGGCCTGGCCTACTCCGCGGCATCCCGGGGTTTTTCTGTACGGGTCACCAGCAATACCGGCGGGCTTGATTTTGTTGAGAACCTGGATCCCCCACCTGCGGATTTGGAGATGCAGTGGATCAGGGAACAATTCTCTGAACGGAGAGCCCGGTGCAGGAAGTCCGGCGTCCGGGAAAGGCACAAGACGATCACGGCAGCAACCATCCGCGAATCGCTCTTCTCGAATCACGTGCCATTGATCGTGATAAATTCCCTGTTCTTTTGCAATGAAGATATCCCCCACTGGATAGTCGTGACCGGAATCGACGACAAATTCCTGTACTTCAACAATCCCGTCGATGCCGCGCCGAGAAAGAGAAAAACGGGACTTTCCGGTCTCGGGGAGTTCATCGGGTACCATGGCAGCCAGTCGATGGTTGAGATCTGGAGACACTAGCCCGCAGCCGTTGGCGTGACCATGGGCCGGGACTGCAGAAAGACCGGACATACATTTCGGGGCTTTTTAGTATCTCAGGGGAAATACTCAAATCCACGCGGGGGTATATCAACGGTATACAGGGTGAGATGCGATGAAGGTTGTCGATGTTGCAAAGGTAGTTTCAGGGCCGAACCCCCATCATGTGGATGCCCGGAAGATCTACGATACCCCGCACGCCATGGCGGTCATGATCACGCTCCAGCCCGGCGAAGCGCTCAAAAAACACATAACGCCGGTCGATGTCTTCTTCTATGTGCTCGAAGGGACCGGGGTTGTCGAGATCGGGGACGAGAAACAGACCGTGGGAAAGGACATGCTTGTCGAGAGCCCGGCAAAGATTCCCCATAAGTGGACAAACGAAAGTTCATCGGTGTTCCGTGTCCTCGTTGTGAAGGTGCCAAAACCAACCGAAGAGACAAAACTGCTCTGACAGGAAACAATTCTTTTTTGGGATCTCGCGGGCATCGAAAAGCCCCGGCAGGGCCGGGGGAAATTACGCCTTGTACGGGCCCGGATTCACGGTTCCGGATCCGGAGCCCTGCCGGAAAACGCATGAAAACCGCCGGTTTCTGTTCGCGTGGAGAATACGTCATTAAATCGCCCTGATTGCCAAAATACGGCTGAAATGCACCTCGCCTGATGCCCCTTAACGGTCTTTGGACCGATGCGGTTTTTGCCACCCACGTTTGCCTGTCCGGCATGAGAAACGCTGCCGGAACGCGGATATGAGGGTCATTTTTTTGGGAGGGGCACAAAAAAACCCAGCGGAGAATGGGGACCCCCCTGCAGAAACACCGATTTTTCATCCGGATGCTGATTTTAATATCTTAAAAACCAAACAGGATAAAGCAAATTTTCCTTTCCGGAAATTTGCGGGATGCAATCTATCCAGAAGATCATTTACCCCCGTAGTGTAGCGGTCAATCATGCAGGACTTTGGATCCGGCGACACCAGTTCGAATCTGGTCGGGGGTATTCGGGTAACCGGTACAAATCGGGTTACATCTCTTTTTACAGGTTTTCTTGTTTATTCAGAGCTGCATCACGTATACCGACAGGATAACCGGCTATCCAATCAGGGTAAATAAAAAAATCGCCGGTTCGGATGAACGAACTGCACCCGGGTTTTACTCTGCTACACTTGGTTCGTTCTCGTCAAGCAGCTGCTTCACGAGCGCCGAGTCGAGATAGGCCCTGACTTCCATGATCGTTCCCGATTCGAACCGGCAGATCCAGCAGTACCGGTTGCTGAACGGTTTTCCATTCAGTGCCGTTGAGAGAGCTTCCAGTTCGACTGCAGCGGTGTCCCCCGAGACAAGGATGCCGGTGACCCGCAGGAGAACGCCTTCCCGGAGGACCCGGTTCAGTCGCCGGAACGTGCCGGCAATGAACGTCTCCCGGTCATGGTACGTTCCTGCAAGCGGGTGGGTTCCCATCACGGTCCAGGTCACATGCTCTGCCACATGCAGGAAAAAAAGATCTGATCTGCCCTGTTCAAGGTGCAGAAAGAGCGAGCGGACATATTCCTCGGTAAGGGAT from uncultured Methanoregula sp. harbors:
- the gyrA gene encoding DNA gyrase subunit A, giving the protein MTSENDPPAGSPVTHRVEPISIEQEMKTSFINYAMSVIIQRAIPDVRDGLKPVHRRSLFAMWEMGNTSDKPTKKSARVVGEVMGKFHPHGDSSIYDTIVKMAQPFSYRHMLVEGQGNFGSIDGDSAAASRYTEVRLDKYAEALLEDLDKDTVLFQPNYDESLEEPTVLPAKIPNLLVNGTDGIAVGMATKMPPHNLREVCAAVDAYLTNPEIPVDDLLRIMPGPDFPTGGILMGVEGVRNIYATGQGRVIVRGVANIEESEGGNRGDRIIVSELPYQVNKAMWITAIAEMVKDKKIEGITDLRDESDKDGIRVVFELKKGTMAPVILNNLYKNTALESSFSASNLAIVDGQPRILNLHNLLENFVHHRIEVIRRRSEFDLKKAEDKVHILNGLLIALSKIDAIIAAIRASDTVDNARSALIAGFGLDEPQANAILQMQLRRLAALEQQKITDEKAGLEAEISRLTTLLSSEANIKDEIRRETSEISHKFGNPRRTEIALDTSNLSNEDLIEDKTVLVSITTANYIKRMDLDTYRKQKRGGHGITGMTTKEEDFVDSVFSAGIKDYLLCFTNLGRVYWLKVYQIPESSRVAKGKPIVNLLNLKDEIVTTVLPVKEFSKDKFLLFATKLGQAIKIPLDAFSYPRSTGTNAIRLRESDALVDVILTNGNNELILTTRFGQSLRFHEETVRTVGRNAQGVRGMKLKGDDTIVSVTLLEKDHLLTISDVGYGKRSEFDEFRGHGRGTMGVRNMQLERNAVVIESRAVSDTDEIIAMTASGVVIRTPVSEFRIIGRGTKGVRVMRLDEKDKVVGVAFFPAEAENGSDAEPDTVPPQPDTTE
- a CDS encoding peptidase C39 family protein codes for the protein MPDTHGASIHLDVPFFRQHYGYTCGPASLMMAMKYWCRDIRLGKYLEIDLWREGTLAAVPGTSRFGLAYSAASRGFSVRVTSNTGGLDFVENLDPPPADLEMQWIREQFSERRARCRKSGVRERHKTITAATIRESLFSNHVPLIVINSLFFCNEDIPHWIVVTGIDDKFLYFNNPVDAAPRKRKTGLSGLGEFIGYHGSQSMVEIWRH
- a CDS encoding nuclear transport factor 2 family protein: MQSLTEEYVRSLFLHLEQGRSDLFFLHVAEHVTWTVMGTHPLAGTYHDRETFIAGTFRRLNRVLREGVLLRVTGILVSGDTAAVELEALSTALNGKPFSNRYCWICRFESGTIMEVRAYLDSALVKQLLDENEPSVAE
- a CDS encoding PAS domain S-box protein: MHRPSEKTDDWDEVRERLIGMGESSIHKSYYPLLQQRLSELERFRALLDETNDIILVIHTADKPAVDANRACSTILGYDKETLLASPVENIILQQERERFRQILDRAVLSRNQERAETSLVSAQGQTIPVELSIRVVTFDDVDYGVIVAHDIQDRKQYERALLQAHKKLNLINLFTRNEIQSQVFIVRAYLEVLRQIAKHPEEATIIEKLTATLTEIQRHIKFAENYRDMGAEEPVWQNFNEVLLLALSHLPPITIVRATNIKTIGILSDTLLEKGLTHLMEYLYLHGSINAEITITHVESAGGLLFTLERAGTGIPDNQKEKVFSWENAIDKSHSLFFIREVLDITTISIQETGDPGHLRFGILVPPGMYRIQPSG
- a CDS encoding secondary thiamine-phosphate synthase enzyme YjbQ is translated as MFRTILKVRSEKEGDIIDITGEIQKAAKESRITTGLVHLFVLHSTAALTTIEYETGVLSDLRRSLSRAAPDDLPYAHDTRWGDGNGRSHVKAALVGPSLTIPIGNGELMCGTWQQIVLLELDVNAGRERTIVCTIDGEQEETDIR
- a CDS encoding 4Fe-4S binding protein — encoded protein: MSDEIRAHITGLCRDLGIPLVGFAPAGRWDTPPFEPWVPEEFRPCSIFPETKTVIVIGLPVSLPIVETAPSIHYHELYRTVNSLLDMHGYRIAESLTRTGFPSIWIPRDGYGNVSILKEKPVAFFSHRHAAYLAGLGTFGINNMLLTPEFGPRVRFASIFTSAEIPAGEIKEKDLCTRCMQCVNSCPVKALDGGDYPESLTEKKTCAARSEALANRYISPCGLCIKVCPVGEDRKVFIREDPGIYREDDDRFAAYHRAWKHVRSYGGR
- a CDS encoding cupin domain-containing protein: MKVVDVAKVVSGPNPHHVDARKIYDTPHAMAVMITLQPGEALKKHITPVDVFFYVLEGTGVVEIGDEKQTVGKDMLVESPAKIPHKWTNESSSVFRVLVVKVPKPTEETKLL
- a CDS encoding DNA topoisomerase subunit B is translated as MTDTYDASHITVLEGLTPVRERPAMYIGSTDTRGLHHLVYEVVDNSIDEALAGVCSRIAVVINRDGSLSVEDNGRGIPVDRMEKNGKSALEVVLTVLHAGGKFDKSTYQVSGGLHGVGVSVVNALSNWLSVRVYRDGNIYEMRFAQGKVTSALTTREESLAELIARYKRWYGESAQFTPPEGPAEAPAPGQMALTSAYIIDPGRSDEENRRVFLEQFGKKMTGTLTHFVPDATIFETTTFDYDILSHRLRELAFLNAGLTIIITDERTGDTATYCYAGGLTEFVKYLNEGAECLHPVPIDITKKDLENKLELEVAMQYTTAYDEKIYSYVNSVNTREGGTHLEGFRSAITRTINTVAKKNGIIKENATITLRGEDVREGLTSVISVKMANPQFEGQTKMRLGNSSVKGVVDSLVYAALSEYFDENPNVLKTIIEKALSAAKAREAARNARDLARRKSTLESGGLPGKLADCSERDPAKSEIYIVEGDSAGGSAKGGRDRKFQAILPLRGKILNVEKAGEHQILKNAEIQTLLSAIGTGVGEKFDAERARYHHIVIMTDADVDGAHIRTLLLTFFYRYMPKLIELGYVYIAQPPLFRVWKGKEEKYVYKEEEMQRVSAEMGEKGVSVQRYKGLGEMNAQQLWDTTMDPENRIFRQVNIEDAYEANEIFKTLMGKDVEIRKNFIIRHAKEVTNLDI